In a single window of the Raphanus sativus cultivar WK10039 chromosome 9, ASM80110v3, whole genome shotgun sequence genome:
- the LOC108823367 gene encoding LOW QUALITY PROTEIN: scarecrow-like protein 28 (The sequence of the model RefSeq protein was modified relative to this genomic sequence to represent the inferred CDS: inserted 1 base in 1 codon) codes for MENRNNGETGLQQLSRLIINRXRSSSSSSRASSVHDDRMLAGYSSSSLLSPTRRLRNEAVAATVSVHFPMNTQRLDLPCSSSFSRKETPSLGRSISLDNSYNNNKPIERKTGGCSLKQSIKLPPLATTRGNKQGFSWNNDSNNRGKKSLKRLAEENKDESCLSRVKKRQRSQTDDDNNRSFWFEQKVPALPFSLTCSGDDDDEEKVWFAPSEVISQPLQSNPNWANSVITDLAGIGGHKDIEVSRASGSSTSASSSSDRHRVPKPTNGSMNPYPHGVNTEERTIENNNNHSQRDLELVNLLTGCLEAIRTSNIAAINRFIARTGALASPRGSTPMTRLISYYIEALALRVSRMWPHIFHVAPPPRTLEEEDDDHDALRFLNQVTPIPKFIHYTANEMLLRAFEGKERVHVIDFGIKQGLQWPSFFQTLASKPNPPRHVRITGVGESKHELDETGDRLRGFAEAMDLPFEFHPVIVDRLEDVRLWMLHVKEGEAVAVNCVSQMHKTLHDGTGAAFRSFVGLVRSTNPVAVVVAEQEGEHDSVQLEGRVFNSLKYYSAVFDVMHKHLGADSLVRVKIEEMVFGREIRNIVACEGSHRRERHVGFGQWRRMMEQLGFRSLGVREREVLQGRMLLRMYGEGDEGLFNVERSDEDGGGVTLRWLEQPLYTVSAWGIGGSSSF; via the exons ATGGAAAATCGGAATAATGGAGAAACGGGTTTACAACAACTTTCGAGGCTGATCATCAACC ggagatcttcttcttcttcctcaagagCATCCTCTGTTCATGATGAT AGGATGTTGGCAGGTTATTCAAGTTCATCATTACTGTCACCGACCCGAAGACTAAGGAATGAAGCAGTAGCAGCAACAGTTTCAGTACATTTTCCCATGAACACACAGAGACTGGACTTACCCTGCAGCAGTAGCTTCTCCCGCAAGGAAACACCTTCACTCGGACGCAGCATCTCACTCGACAACagctacaacaacaacaaaccgATTGAGCGCAAGACCGGTGGGTGTTCTCTTAAGCAGAGCATAAAGCTTCCACCTTTGGCAACAACACGAGGAAACAAACAAGGGTTTTCATGGAACAACGACAGCAACAACAGAGGGAAGAAGAGTTTGAAGAGATTGGCGGAGGAGAACAAGGACGAGTCTTGTCTGAGCAGAGTTAAGAAGAGGCAAAGAAGCCAAACCGATGACGATAACAACAGGAGTTTCTGGTTTGAGCAGAAAGTTCCAGCATTACCCTTCTCCTTAACATGTTCaggcgatgatgatgatgaggagaaGGTTTGGTTTGCGCCCAGCGAAGTGATCTCTCAACCTTTACAAAGTAATCCAAACTGGGCTAACTCGGTGATAACCGACTTAGCTGGTATAGGCGGCCACAAAGACATTGAGGTTAGCCGTGCTTCTGGATCATCAACAAgcgcatcatcatcatcagacaGACACAGAGTACCTAAACCCACAAATGGTTCAATGAACCCATATCCACACGGAGTCAACACAGAGGAAAGAACCATtgaaaacaacaacaatcacTCGCAGAGGGATTTGGAGCTTGTCAATCTCCTTACTGGATGCTTAGAAGCGATCAGAACAAGCAACATAGCAGCCATCAACCGTTTCATCGCAAGAACCGGTGCACTAGCTTCTCCTAGAGGAAGCACACCGATGACTCGACTCATATCTTACTACATAGAAGCTTTAGCTCTAAGAGTCTCACGTATGTGGCCTCACATCTTCCACGTCGCGCCGCCTCCTCGAACCCTCGAGGAGGAGGACGACGACCACGACGCGTTGAGGTTCTTGAACCAAGTGACACCAATACCAAAGTTCATCCACTACACAGCGAACGAGATGTTACTCAGAGCGTTCGAAGGTAAAGAGAGAGTCCACGTCATCGACTTCGGCATCAAGCAAGGGTTACAATGGCCAAGCTTCTTCCAAACCCTAGCTTCGAAGCCAAACCCGCCGCGCCACGTGCGGATCACGGGCGTGGGAGAATCAAAACACGAGCTCGACGAGACGGGAGACCGTCTCCGCGGGTTCGCGGAGGCGATGGATCTCCCGTTCGAGTTCCACCCTGTCATCGTCGATAGACTCGAGGACGTCAGGTTATGGATGCTTCACGTCAAGGAAGGGGAAGCCGTCGCGGTGAACTGCGTTTCGCAGATGCACAAGACGCTTCACGACGGAACGGGAGCCGCGTTTAGGAGCTTCGTGGGTTTGGTGAGAAGCACGAACCCGGTCGCTGTCGTTGTTGCGGAACAGGAAGGAGAACACGACTCGGTGCAGCTCGAGGGAAGAGTCTTTAACTCGCTCAAGTACTACTCGGCGGTTTTTGACGTGATGCACAAGCATCTCGGTGCGGATAGCTTGGTGAGAGTCAAGATCGAGGAGATGGTGTTTGGGAGAGAGATCAGGAACATCGTGGCGTGCGAGGGGAGTCATCGGCGAGAGAGGCACGTGGGTTTTGGGCAGTGGAGGAGGATGATGGAGCAGTTAGGGTTTCGGAGTCTAGGAGTCAGGGAGAGAGAGGTTTTGCAGGGCAGGATGCTGCTTAGGATGTATGGAGAAGGTGATGAGGGACTCTTCAATGTGGAGAGGAGCGATGAAGACGGTGGTGGAGTCACGTTACGGTGGTTGGAACAGCCTCTTTACACTGTCTCGGCTTGGGGAATCGGAGGAAGTTCTTCGTTTTGA
- the LOC108823337 gene encoding F-box protein PP2-A11 — protein sequence MGSGFSLFTNGSSSSSSSRERDLSKPGLDDLPESCVALILESLDPVEICRFSKLNRAFHSASWADFVWESKLPQDYRLILEKILGGFPEKLRKRDVYNFLSRVNSFDQGTKKAWVDKRTSDLCLYISAKGLSITGIDDRRYWNHVPSDESRFGSVAYLQQIWWFQVDGEIDFPFPAGTYSVFFRLHLGKPGKRFGWKVCNTEQIHGWNIKPVRFQIWTEDGQHSSSQCMLTGSGSWNHYHAGDFVVRKSKSSSMTKLKFSMTQIDCTHTKGGLCVDSVIVYPSSCKDRLRRV from the exons ATGGGTTCTGGGTTCTCTCTCTTCACCAATggttcatcatcttcttcttcctctcgcGAGAGAGATCTGTCGAAGCCCGGTCTGGATGATTTGCCCGAGAGCTGCGTGGCGTTGATCCTCGAGAGCTTGGATCCGGTCGAGATCTGCAGATTCTCGAAGCTAAACAGAGCTTTCCACAGCGCTTCCTGGGCTGATTTCGTCTGGGAGTCGAAGCTCCCTCAAGACTACAGGTTGATTCTCGAGAAAATCCTCGGGGGTTTCCCGGAAAAGCTGCGCAAAAGAGACGTCTACAACTTCCTCTCTCGTGTTAATTCCTTCGACCAAGGCACAAAG AAAGCTTGGGTGGATAAACGAACCAGTGATCTCTGTTTATACATATCGGCCAAGGGATTGTCGATCACCGGAATTGATGATCGGAGATACTGGAATCACGTTCCCTCTGATGAATCTCG ATTTGGTTCGGTGGCATATCTTCAGCAAATCTGGTGGTTTCAAGTCGATGGAGAAATCGATTTCCCGTTCCCAGCTGGAACCTACAGCGTCTTCTTCAGGCTTCACCTGGGCAAACCGGGAAAGCGGTTTGGTTGGAAGGTTTGCAACACTGAACAGATTCACGGTTGGAACATTAAACCGGTTCGGTTTCAGATTTGGACTGAAGATGGTCAACACTCTTCGTCTCAATGCATGTTAACCGGATCGGGAAGCTGGAATCACTACCATGCCGGAGACTTTGTGGTTCGAAAATCTAAAAGCTCGTCGATGACTAAGCTTAAGTTCTCCATGACGCAGATCGATTGTACACATACCAAAGGAGGGTTGTGTGTGGATTCTGTGATTGTGTATCCGAGCTCGTGTAAGGACCGGTTGAGGCGGGTTTAA